In the Schistocerca gregaria isolate iqSchGreg1 chromosome 6, iqSchGreg1.2, whole genome shotgun sequence genome, one interval contains:
- the LOC126278051 gene encoding uncharacterized protein LOC126278051 isoform X1 — MVLRDVAARRSARAAGAGAPPPPPPPPAAPPTPPGGAICEERRRKRRQPGMPRSRSSAQKKKKRRGRPLKVKKLFLVSNGNGMWEVKHKPRSGRTQNVSRETHLDDVSERSLSKTASSSKNVEPASGEWSCDIPINGDLLLDGDVKTRGSPRARNKCSRTPCNTQVRNSLINTEVYECTQPENSRVSTSDSSLINNIDAYAPASPDDEEADPDVVIVEEVDENDPDVIIVEEAGEADADVIIVEEVTNQTLGKEWCADRGSEPVFDLGASPDVHTEEFVDTDCSREVVAMEVTECSPENYAGFPDARWIEPSETEQWRQPLLPADQWEQQPLRRSQLEADYEMPKQTLSQIPPYPGPQIQKQRILEELLEMNRVQLPRASPQPQELVPLNVYRWHKPQAFPERCQNRNSPPTCQCGSVHETAVDRPAKTVDRQTWLQDSRLVLCEEQVEKETRIGNASQFLKTFHEVLSECEDAVPHEAVFQDPETPFRQHCQCPTAQQEFSEKYEFQHSYGTVKTEEYQFQHSSRTVKTIFTNSIPSQRFIAAQSVAVDRQVIYKEEYKIIPQPQLEWNISDGDILGDMNMDLNFSRGTLVGVSP, encoded by the coding sequence GAAAGGAGGAGAAAACGGAGACAGCCTGGTATGCCACGCAGTCGCAGTTCGGCTCAGAAGAAAAAGAAGCGCAGGGGAAGACCACTGAAAGTCAAGAAACTTTTTCTGGTGTCCAATGGAAACGGCATGTGGGAAGTGAAGCATAAACCACGATCGGGGAGAACACAAAATGTTAGTCGGGAGACGCATCTAGACGATGTTAGTGAGAGATCTCTCAGTAAAACCGCTAGTTCTTCGAAAAATGTAGAGCCAGCGAGTGGAGAATGGAGCTGTGATATTCCGATAAATGGAGACCTTCTTCTGGACGGAGACGTGAAGACTAGAGGTTCTCCAAGAGCAAGAAATAAATGTTCACGGACCCCATGCAACACACAAGTGAGGAATTCCTTGATTAATACAGAAGTTTATGAATGTACTCAACCAGAGAATAGTCGTGTTTCCACTTCCGATAGTAGTTTGATTAACAACATTGATGCTTACGCACCTGCAAGTCCTGATGACGAAGAAGCAGATCCTGACGTGGTTATTGTCGAAGAAGTAGATGAAAACGATCCTGACGTCATCATTGTCGAAGAAGCAGGTGAAGCAGATGCTGACGTGATTATTGTCGAAGAAGTAACGAACCAGACACTTGGAAAAGAATGGTGTGCGGATCGTGGGAGCGAGCCAGTGTTCGATTTAGGTGCTTCACCTGACGTCCACACAGAAGAATTTGTTGACACGGATTGCAGCCGGGAGGTTGTTGCCATGGAGGTTACAGAATGCAGTCCAGAGAACTACGCTGGATTTCCAGACGCAAGGTGGATAGAGCCGAGTGAGACAGAACAGTGGCGTCAACCGCTCTTGCCTGCCGACCAGTGGGAGCAACAGCCGCTTCGACGTTCACAGCTTGAAGCAGATTACGAAATGCCCAAGCAGACACTGTCACAAATACCACCGTACCCAGGACCGCAGATCCAGAAGCAACGTATACTCGAGGAGTTGCTAGAAATGAATCGCGTTCAGCTCCCTAGAGCTTCTCCGCAGCCACAAGAGTTAGTTCCCTTGAACGTGTACAGATGGCACAAGCCTCAAGCGTTTCCCGAACGATGCCAGAACCGGAACAGCCCGCCCACTTGCCAGTGTGGGTCAGTCCACGAGACAGCTGTCGACAGGCCTGCGAAGACTGTAGATAGACAGACTTGGTTGCAAGACAGTCGCCTCGTTCTGTGTGAGGAGCAAGTAGAGAAAGAAACTCGTATTGGAAACGCTTCACAATTTCTGAAGACGTTCCACGAAGTTCTCTCAGAGTGCGAGGATGCCGTTCCACACGAAGCAGTGTTCCAGGATCCAGAGACTCCGTTTCGTCAACACTGCCAGTGTCCCACGGCTCAGCAAGAATTTTCTGAGAAATACGAGTTTCAGCACAGTTACGGGACTGTGAAGACGGAGGAATATCAGTTCCAGCACAGTTCCAGGACTGTGAAGACTATCTTCACAAACAGCATCCCCAGCCAGCGTTTCATTGCGGCTCAGTCTGTGGCCGTCGATCGCCAAGTGATCTACAAAGAAGAGTACAAAATCATTCCACAGCCCCAGCTCGAGTGGAACATTTCAGATGGGGATATTCTAGGCGACATGAATATGGACCTAAATTTCAGTCGTGGAACGCTGGTGGGCGTCAGTCCATAA
- the LOC126278051 gene encoding uncharacterized protein LOC126278051 isoform X2 has product MRGATRFETFPVIKVEPGLAQAEERRRKRRQPGMPRSRSSAQKKKKRRGRPLKVKKLFLVSNGNGMWEVKHKPRSGRTQNVSRETHLDDVSERSLSKTASSSKNVEPASGEWSCDIPINGDLLLDGDVKTRGSPRARNKCSRTPCNTQVRNSLINTEVYECTQPENSRVSTSDSSLINNIDAYAPASPDDEEADPDVVIVEEVDENDPDVIIVEEAGEADADVIIVEEVTNQTLGKEWCADRGSEPVFDLGASPDVHTEEFVDTDCSREVVAMEVTECSPENYAGFPDARWIEPSETEQWRQPLLPADQWEQQPLRRSQLEADYEMPKQTLSQIPPYPGPQIQKQRILEELLEMNRVQLPRASPQPQELVPLNVYRWHKPQAFPERCQNRNSPPTCQCGSVHETAVDRPAKTVDRQTWLQDSRLVLCEEQVEKETRIGNASQFLKTFHEVLSECEDAVPHEAVFQDPETPFRQHCQCPTAQQEFSEKYEFQHSYGTVKTEEYQFQHSSRTVKTIFTNSIPSQRFIAAQSVAVDRQVIYKEEYKIIPQPQLEWNISDGDILGDMNMDLNFSRGTLVGVSP; this is encoded by the coding sequence GAAAGGAGGAGAAAACGGAGACAGCCTGGTATGCCACGCAGTCGCAGTTCGGCTCAGAAGAAAAAGAAGCGCAGGGGAAGACCACTGAAAGTCAAGAAACTTTTTCTGGTGTCCAATGGAAACGGCATGTGGGAAGTGAAGCATAAACCACGATCGGGGAGAACACAAAATGTTAGTCGGGAGACGCATCTAGACGATGTTAGTGAGAGATCTCTCAGTAAAACCGCTAGTTCTTCGAAAAATGTAGAGCCAGCGAGTGGAGAATGGAGCTGTGATATTCCGATAAATGGAGACCTTCTTCTGGACGGAGACGTGAAGACTAGAGGTTCTCCAAGAGCAAGAAATAAATGTTCACGGACCCCATGCAACACACAAGTGAGGAATTCCTTGATTAATACAGAAGTTTATGAATGTACTCAACCAGAGAATAGTCGTGTTTCCACTTCCGATAGTAGTTTGATTAACAACATTGATGCTTACGCACCTGCAAGTCCTGATGACGAAGAAGCAGATCCTGACGTGGTTATTGTCGAAGAAGTAGATGAAAACGATCCTGACGTCATCATTGTCGAAGAAGCAGGTGAAGCAGATGCTGACGTGATTATTGTCGAAGAAGTAACGAACCAGACACTTGGAAAAGAATGGTGTGCGGATCGTGGGAGCGAGCCAGTGTTCGATTTAGGTGCTTCACCTGACGTCCACACAGAAGAATTTGTTGACACGGATTGCAGCCGGGAGGTTGTTGCCATGGAGGTTACAGAATGCAGTCCAGAGAACTACGCTGGATTTCCAGACGCAAGGTGGATAGAGCCGAGTGAGACAGAACAGTGGCGTCAACCGCTCTTGCCTGCCGACCAGTGGGAGCAACAGCCGCTTCGACGTTCACAGCTTGAAGCAGATTACGAAATGCCCAAGCAGACACTGTCACAAATACCACCGTACCCAGGACCGCAGATCCAGAAGCAACGTATACTCGAGGAGTTGCTAGAAATGAATCGCGTTCAGCTCCCTAGAGCTTCTCCGCAGCCACAAGAGTTAGTTCCCTTGAACGTGTACAGATGGCACAAGCCTCAAGCGTTTCCCGAACGATGCCAGAACCGGAACAGCCCGCCCACTTGCCAGTGTGGGTCAGTCCACGAGACAGCTGTCGACAGGCCTGCGAAGACTGTAGATAGACAGACTTGGTTGCAAGACAGTCGCCTCGTTCTGTGTGAGGAGCAAGTAGAGAAAGAAACTCGTATTGGAAACGCTTCACAATTTCTGAAGACGTTCCACGAAGTTCTCTCAGAGTGCGAGGATGCCGTTCCACACGAAGCAGTGTTCCAGGATCCAGAGACTCCGTTTCGTCAACACTGCCAGTGTCCCACGGCTCAGCAAGAATTTTCTGAGAAATACGAGTTTCAGCACAGTTACGGGACTGTGAAGACGGAGGAATATCAGTTCCAGCACAGTTCCAGGACTGTGAAGACTATCTTCACAAACAGCATCCCCAGCCAGCGTTTCATTGCGGCTCAGTCTGTGGCCGTCGATCGCCAAGTGATCTACAAAGAAGAGTACAAAATCATTCCACAGCCCCAGCTCGAGTGGAACATTTCAGATGGGGATATTCTAGGCGACATGAATATGGACCTAAATTTCAGTCGTGGAACGCTGGTGGGCGTCAGTCCATAA